In Apium graveolens cultivar Ventura chromosome 10, ASM990537v1, whole genome shotgun sequence, the following are encoded in one genomic region:
- the LOC141693144 gene encoding beta-hexosaminidase 2-like, with the protein MASYINYLSCSLLIFQILCQFMHLASCTDHDYPVNVWPKPRKFSWPSPQAIPLSPIFAITSPYHQYLTPAVKRYLNQVLTEHHRPLVTPAINLTSALPLLTLSISVNDLVAPLHHGVNESYVLSIPASGPVAYLSAETAWGAMRGLESFSQLVWGYPSRVASDVYIWDEPLYQHRGLMLDTSRNYFGVDDLLRTIGAMSMNKLNVFHWHITDSHSFPLVLPSLPSLSEKGAYGPEMVYTPEDIKMVVQFGMEYGVRVVPEVDMPAHTATLADVYPEIVTCANMFWLPAGADWPDRLAAEPGTGHLNPLIPKTYEVVESLIQDVISMFPEPFYHGGADEVVPNCWKQDATIQEFLANNGTLSQILEIFINKTYPYIASENRTVVYWEDVLLDAEIHVDASFLPKENTILQIWTSPGNVKRVVAAGYRAIVSTADLYYLDCGHGDFVGNNSLYDKPPGTIKANESGSWCGPFKTWQTIYNYDITYGLTAEEAKLVIGGEVALWTEQADPTVLDPRIWPRSSAMAESLWSGNTDDNGMKRYGFATDRLNEWRFRMVNRGIGAEPIQPLWCVRHPGMCNALQG; encoded by the exons ATGGCTAGTTACATCAACTATCTCTCTTGTTCCCTTCTCATTTTTCAGATATTATGTCAGTTTATGCACTTGGCTTCATGTACTGATCATGACTATCCCGTTAACGTGTGGCCTAAGCCAAGAAAATTTTCTTGGCCTAGTCCTCAAGCAATACCTCTTTCTCCAATCTTTGCCATCACTTCTCCGTATCATCAGTACCTAACTCCGGCAGTTAAACGTTATCTTAACCAAGTCCTGACAGAGCATCATCGTCCTCTTGTCACTCCTGCCATCAATTTAACCTCAGCATTACCTCTGCTAACCTTAAGCATATCCGTAAATGACCTCGTTGCACCGTTACATCATGGTGTCAATGAGTCTTACGTTCTGAGCATTCCTGCATCTGGCCCTGTGGCCTACTTGTCTGCGGAGACTGCATGGGGTGCTATGAGAGGATTGGAGAGCTTCTCACAACTCGTGTGGGGATATCCGTCCAGAGTAGCATCGGATGTTTACATCTGGGATGAACCATTGTATCAACATAGGGGACTAATGTTGGATACATCAAGAAACTATTTTGGAGTTGATGATTTGTTGAGAACAATTGGTGCTATGAGTATGAATAAGTTAAATGTGTTTCATTGGCATATTACTGATTCACACTCTTTTCCATTGGTATTGCCTTCGTTGCCAAGTCTTTCGGAGAAGGGAGCTTATGGACCTGAAATGGTGTACACACCAGAGGATATTAAGATGGTGGTGCAGTTTGGAATGGAATATGGAGTTAGGGTCGTGCCAGAAGTCGACATGCCAG CACATACAGCAACACTGGCCGACGTATACCCAGAGATCGTAACATGTGCAAACATGTTCTGGTTACCTGCAGGAGCCGACTGGCCTGATCGCTTGGCAGCAGAGCCAGGAACCGGTCATCTCAACCCCTTAATTCCCAAAACATATGAAGTTGTCGAAAGTCTTATTCAGGATGTTATATCAATGTTTCCAGAACCATTTTATCATGGAGGGGCTGATGAAGTGGTCCCAAATTGTTGGAAACAGGATGCGACAATTCAAGAGTTTTTAGCTAACAATGGTACACTTAGTCAAATACTCGAGATTTTCATCAACAAAACTTACCCTTACATTGCATCCGAGAATCGTACAGTAGTCTACTGGGAAGATGTTTTACTGGACGCGGAAATTCATGTGGATGCCTCATTTCTCCCTAAAGAAAATACCATTTTACAGATATGGACTAGTCCGGGTAACGTTAAACGGGTTGTAGCAGCTGGATACAGAGCAATTGTGTCGACAGCTGATTTATATTATTTGGATTGTGGACATGGTGATTTTGTTGGAAACAACAGTCTATATGACAAACCACCAGGTACTATCAAAGCCAATGAGTCCGGGTCGTGGTGTGGACCATTTAAAACATGGCAAACTATATATAATTACGATATAACTTATGGATTAACCGCGGAAGAAGCTAAGCTTGTTATAGGAGGAGAAGTGGCATTGTGGACAGAGCAAGCAGATCCAACAGTTTTGGATCCTCGGATTTGGCCAAGATCCTCAGCAATGGCCGAGTCCTTGTGGTCAGGAAATACGGATGATAATGGGATGAAGCGGTATGGATTCGCCACGGATAGGTTGAATGAATGGAGGTTCAGGATGGTGAACAGGGGTATTGGTGCTGAACCAATTCAGCCACTTTGGTGTGTTAGGCATCCAGGCATGTGTAATGCTCTTCAAGGTTGA